The Oikeobacillus pervagus genome has a segment encoding these proteins:
- a CDS encoding ABC transporter substrate-binding protein yields MKGKLKWLVSLGLVSSLFLAGCNGGEDSGDSKEGNNDKGKTYKIGVSQFVEHPSLDNAYKGFKKALEDEGLNVDYDVQIAQNDQNNNQTIANNFVGDQVDLIFANSTPSATSALNATKDIPIVFTSVTDPVSAGLVKSMDKPGGNITGTTDLHPDSISNTIQFMAENFDGKRVGVIYNAGEQNSVAQVNELKKIMDKNKLKLVPVTVSTSAEVKQSAESLIGKVDLIYIFTDNTVVSALESVIQVANKEDIPLFVGELDSVRRGGFAAYGFEYYDIGYEAGQMAAKILKDGKKPSELPVQPPQKLKLLINKKAAGKMKIEIKDEWKKTAEFVE; encoded by the coding sequence ATGAAAGGGAAGTTGAAGTGGTTAGTATCGTTGGGGTTAGTAAGTTCGCTCTTTCTTGCTGGATGTAATGGGGGGGAGGACTCTGGAGATTCAAAAGAGGGCAATAATGACAAAGGAAAGACATATAAAATTGGAGTTTCACAATTTGTCGAGCATCCTTCATTAGATAATGCTTATAAAGGATTTAAAAAAGCTTTAGAAGATGAAGGTCTAAATGTTGATTATGATGTTCAAATCGCACAGAATGATCAAAATAATAATCAAACCATTGCCAATAATTTTGTAGGGGATCAAGTTGATTTAATATTTGCCAACTCAACTCCAAGCGCGACTAGTGCTTTAAATGCTACAAAAGATATTCCGATTGTCTTTACTTCGGTGACAGACCCAGTTTCTGCGGGGTTAGTGAAATCAATGGATAAACCAGGCGGGAATATTACAGGAACAACGGATTTGCATCCTGACTCAATTTCCAATACGATCCAATTTATGGCCGAAAATTTTGACGGTAAACGTGTTGGGGTTATATATAACGCAGGAGAGCAAAATTCAGTCGCTCAAGTAAATGAATTAAAGAAAATAATGGATAAGAATAAATTAAAATTAGTACCAGTGACCGTCTCTACTTCGGCTGAGGTAAAACAATCAGCTGAATCTCTAATTGGAAAAGTCGATTTAATTTATATCTTTACAGATAATACGGTTGTTTCTGCTCTTGAATCTGTTATCCAAGTAGCTAATAAAGAAGATATTCCATTATTTGTAGGGGAACTAGATTCGGTTCGACGTGGAGGCTTTGCGGCTTACGGCTTTGAATACTATGATATTGGATATGAAGCTGGGCAAATGGCTGCTAAAATTTTGAAGGACGGGAAGAAACCAAGCGAACTTCCTGTACAACCTCCTCAAAAATTAAAATTATTAATTAATAAGAAAGCAGCTGGAAAAATGAAGATTGAAATCAAAGACGAATGGAAAAAAACAGCTGAATTCGTAGAATAA